In Babylonia areolata isolate BAREFJ2019XMU chromosome 19, ASM4173473v1, whole genome shotgun sequence, a single window of DNA contains:
- the LOC143293996 gene encoding retinol dehydrogenase 12-like, whose product MLLTGGQLLAVGLVSAVILTAFYLWMKDVPMFMDTTTSLMGKTCIITGANAGIGFVTAMELAKRNARIILACRNKKRAEEAREAIVQATGNGNVVVRELDLSRLSSVKQFCEEVIKEEESVNILVNNAGVVGLPFSMTEDGLEVNFATNYFGPFLLTNLLLEKLKASAPSRIINVSSVVQQMGKIDLDNLRAEKYFRTHEVYFNSKLANLLFTRELARRLAASGVTDVTTVCLHPGSVRTGLLDNMPFYVRLPLRLFRVFLLTPIEGVQTTLYCALADEVKDMSGKYFTQCQMAERKVNPLANDQKLCKELWDASCRLTKFTSREESAM is encoded by the exons GCTTACTGGTGGCCAGCTGCTGGCAGTGGGACTGGTGTCTGCTGTCATCCTGACAGCTTTCTACCTGTGGATGAAGGACGTTCCCATGTTCATGGACACCACAACCAGTCTGATGGGCAAGACCTGCATCATCACAGGAGCTAACGCTG GTATTGGTTTCGTAACGGCCATGGAACTTGCCAAACGGAACGCTCGCATCATCCTGGCCTGCCGAAATAAGAAAAGGGCGGAGGAAGCCAGAGAAGCTATCGTGCAGGCCACAGGCAATGGGAACGTAGTGGTGAGAGAACTGGACTTGAGTCGCTTGAGTTCTGTGAAGCAGTTTTGTGAGGAAGTCATTAAGGAGGAAGAGAGCGTGAACATCCTGGTGAACAATGCTGGAGTTGtgg GCCTTCCTTTTTCAATGACAGAGGATGGACTGGAGGTGAATTTCGCCACCAATTACTTTGGTCCCTTCCTACTGACCAATTTGCTACTGG AGAAGCTGAAGGCTTCTGCTCCTTCCAGAATTATCAATGTCTCCTCTGTTGTTCAACAAATGGGCAAGATCGACTTGGACAATTTAAGAGCAGAAAAGTACTTCAGAACGCATGAGGTCTACTTCAACTCCAAACTTGCCAATCTGTTGTTCACAAGAGAACTAGCAAGACGACTGGCGGCTTCTG GTGTGACAGATGTGACCACGGTGTGCTTACACCCAGGCTCTGTGAGGACTGGCCTGCTGGACAACATGCCCTTCTACGTTCGGCTTCCCTTGAGGCTGTTCAGAGTGTTCCTCCTG ACCCCCATCGAAGGCGTCCAGACGACCCTGTACTGTGCCCTGGCAGACGAGGTGAAGGACATGTCTGGCAAGTACTTTACTCAGTGCCAGATGGCCGAGAGAAAGGTCAATCCCCTGGCCAACGACCAGAAGCTCTGCAAGGAATTATGGGACGCCAGCTGTCGGCTGACCAAGTTCACATCCAGGGAGGAATCGGCAATGTGA